A single window of Entomoplasma ellychniae DNA harbors:
- the xseB gene encoding exodeoxyribonuclease VII small subunit yields the protein MENKTYDKLIEELKQSTLKLSSNEITMQEAMKIFEDNIAKINQAKEMLTAYEGSVNKVLEDNQIKDFE from the coding sequence ATGGAAAATAAGACATATGATAAATTAATAGAAGAATTAAAACAAAGCACTCTAAAATTGTCGTCTAATGAAATTACAATGCAAGAAGCTATGAAAATTTTTGAAGATAATATTGCAAAGATCAATCAAGCTAAAGAAATGTTAACTGCTTATGAAGGCAGTGTCAATAAAGTATTAGAAGATAATCAAATAAAAGACTTTGAATAA